A single region of the Alteriqipengyuania flavescens genome encodes:
- the cobT gene encoding cobaltochelatase subunit CobT, with translation MSDETPLDRFKRALTGASRAIAREEEVEVAWTAESPVQSGNNFRVPMPARNLPAGQAAEARGVSDRFALRLRHHNEALHEKGAPAEPLARTAYDAVERARYEALGARAMAGTRDNLTAALESEVATGPLSKLGEGEDVPLPAALHLLLREKLTGAPVPGRVRAEVESVREFIESRSGDDFERLALTLDDQSAFQSLSLDLLRHLDLTRPDEAQDATDEDGEDQDGAEPDEDQGDDQTDDPDQDRSSEVAGEMAEGDADGEGEPEFDENAESPEGEPQDEGEEGMMPVRPNRHPADELLALDYNVFTEAFDEIVEAEELCDSEELTRLRAYLDSQLAGLQSVVTRLANRLQRRLMAQQNRSWDFDQEEGLLDAARLARVVVSPGHSLSYKIERDVEFKDTVVTLLIDNSGSMRGRPISIAAISADILARTLERCGVKTEILGFTTKAWKGGQSREKWLADGKPQKPGRLNDLRHIVYKKADEPWRHARRNLGLMMREGLLKENIDGEALIWAHNRLLARPEDRRIMMVISDGAPVDDSTLSVNHAGYLEAHLRKVIEWIERQSPVQLVAIGIGHDVTRYYRRAVTIMDAEQLGGTIIEQLADLFEVEG, from the coding sequence TTGTCCGACGAAACGCCTCTCGACCGGTTCAAACGCGCCCTGACCGGCGCCTCGCGGGCGATTGCGCGCGAGGAAGAGGTGGAGGTCGCGTGGACCGCTGAAAGCCCGGTCCAGTCCGGCAACAATTTCCGCGTGCCGATGCCCGCGCGAAACCTGCCGGCAGGGCAAGCCGCCGAAGCGCGCGGCGTGTCCGATCGCTTCGCCCTGCGCCTGCGCCACCATAACGAGGCGCTGCACGAGAAGGGCGCCCCGGCCGAGCCGCTGGCCCGCACGGCCTATGACGCGGTCGAGCGTGCGCGGTACGAGGCGCTGGGCGCGCGGGCCATGGCGGGCACGCGCGACAACCTGACCGCCGCGCTGGAAAGCGAAGTCGCGACCGGCCCGCTGTCCAAGCTTGGCGAGGGTGAGGACGTGCCGCTGCCCGCCGCGCTCCACCTCCTGCTGCGCGAGAAGCTGACCGGCGCGCCGGTGCCCGGGCGCGTGCGTGCCGAGGTCGAAAGCGTGCGCGAATTCATCGAAAGCCGCAGCGGCGACGATTTCGAGCGGCTGGCGCTGACGCTGGACGACCAGTCCGCCTTCCAGTCGCTCAGCCTCGACCTGTTGCGCCACCTCGACCTCACCCGCCCCGACGAGGCGCAGGACGCGACCGACGAGGATGGCGAGGACCAGGACGGTGCCGAGCCCGACGAGGACCAGGGCGACGACCAGACCGACGATCCCGATCAGGACCGGTCGAGCGAAGTCGCCGGCGAAATGGCGGAAGGCGACGCCGACGGGGAGGGCGAGCCCGAGTTCGACGAGAACGCCGAAAGCCCCGAGGGCGAGCCGCAGGACGAGGGCGAGGAGGGCATGATGCCCGTGCGCCCCAACCGCCACCCCGCGGACGAGTTGCTGGCGCTCGATTACAATGTCTTCACCGAGGCTTTCGACGAGATCGTCGAGGCGGAAGAACTCTGCGACAGCGAGGAACTGACCCGGCTGCGCGCCTATCTCGACAGCCAGCTGGCGGGCTTGCAGAGCGTCGTCACCCGCCTCGCCAACCGGCTCCAGCGCCGCCTGATGGCGCAGCAGAACCGCAGCTGGGATTTCGACCAGGAGGAAGGCCTGCTGGATGCCGCACGCCTTGCCCGCGTGGTCGTCAGCCCCGGCCACTCGCTCAGCTACAAGATCGAACGGGACGTCGAGTTCAAGGACACGGTCGTCACCCTGCTGATCGACAATTCCGGCTCCATGCGCGGCCGCCCGATCAGCATCGCGGCGATCAGCGCGGACATCCTCGCCCGCACGCTGGAGCGCTGCGGAGTGAAGACGGAAATCCTCGGCTTCACCACCAAGGCGTGGAAAGGCGGCCAGAGCCGCGAGAAATGGCTCGCCGACGGAAAGCCGCAGAAGCCCGGGCGCCTGAACGACCTGCGCCACATCGTCTACAAGAAGGCCGACGAACCGTGGCGCCATGCGCGCCGCAATCTCGGCCTGATGATGCGCGAAGGGCTGCTCAAGGAAAACATCGACGGCGAGGCGCTGATCTGGGCGCACAACCGCCTGCTCGCCCGCCCCGAAGACCGCCGCATCATGATGGTGATCTCCGACGGCGCGCCAGTCGACGACAGCACGCTCAGCGTGAACCACGCCGGATACCTCGAAGCGCACCTGCGCAAGGTGATCGAGTGGATCGAACGCCAGTCGCCGGTGCAGCTGGTCGCCATCGGCATCGGCCACGACGTCACCCGCTACTATCGCCGCGCGGTCACCATCATGGATGCCGAACAGCTGGGCGGCACGATCATCGAACAGCTGGCGGATTTGTTCGAGGTTGAGGGGTAG
- a CDS encoding D-2-hydroxyacid dehydrogenase, with the protein MTRAVLSAMIRPLVEPRLPGWVEPLWFASTEQLLELAPQAEIGWFDLQQHEPMAEAVRRADELRWLNSIYAGLDFLPLDLLQERGTIVTNGAGINAVTIAEYVVMLMLVHAKGYREVVRAQDRKEWLLDSPGKIELAGSRALLLGMGAIGKLIKARLEAFDVEVVPVRRSGAEGALGPDEWRGKLGEFDWVILAVPATPETDGMVGADELEAMKSDAVLVNIARGSVVDQPALVAALEAKSIGGALLDVTTPEPLPQDHPLWALDNTLLTMHLSGRAQSKMFMRSADRFIENLARWEKGKPVEPRFDPALGY; encoded by the coding sequence ATGACCAGGGCCGTCCTGTCCGCCATGATCCGCCCGCTGGTCGAACCGCGCCTGCCCGGTTGGGTGGAGCCGCTGTGGTTCGCCTCCACCGAACAGCTGCTGGAGCTTGCCCCGCAGGCGGAGATCGGCTGGTTCGACCTGCAGCAGCACGAACCGATGGCGGAAGCCGTGCGACGCGCGGACGAATTGCGCTGGCTCAACTCGATCTACGCCGGGCTGGATTTCCTGCCGCTCGACCTGCTGCAGGAGCGCGGCACCATTGTCACCAACGGCGCGGGGATCAACGCCGTCACCATCGCCGAGTATGTCGTGATGCTGATGCTGGTCCACGCCAAGGGCTATCGCGAGGTGGTGCGCGCGCAGGATCGCAAGGAATGGCTGCTCGATAGCCCCGGCAAGATCGAACTTGCCGGCAGCCGCGCCCTGCTGCTGGGCATGGGCGCGATCGGCAAGCTCATCAAGGCGCGGCTGGAAGCGTTCGATGTGGAGGTCGTGCCGGTGCGGCGGTCAGGGGCTGAAGGCGCCCTGGGGCCGGATGAGTGGCGCGGCAAGCTGGGCGAATTCGACTGGGTGATCCTGGCCGTGCCCGCAACGCCCGAGACCGACGGGATGGTCGGCGCGGACGAGCTAGAGGCCATGAAGTCCGACGCGGTGCTGGTGAACATCGCCCGCGGCAGCGTGGTCGACCAGCCGGCGCTGGTCGCGGCGCTGGAGGCGAAATCCATCGGCGGCGCGCTGCTGGACGTGACCACGCCCGAACCACTGCCGCAAGATCACCCGCTCTGGGCGCTGGATAACACGCTGCTCACGATGCACCTGTCGGGCCGCGCACAGTCGAAAATGTTCATGCGCAGCGCCGACAGGTTCATCGAAAACCTGGCGCGGTGGGAGAAGGGGAAGCCGGTCGAGCCCCGGTTCGATCCGGCTCTGGGTTACTAG
- a CDS encoding DUF935 domain-containing protein, whose product MAVPANRRQMGELGQRIATTGNGRDITRPFVQGLQQPRDPRLLRAVDWGVYDRILEDDQVFSTLQQRRGAVVSRDWNVVPGNEDDPRSVAAADALRENLLRIGWDRITDKMLFAPFYGYAVAELLWAPMNGRIEFENIHVRHARRFRFNDSGELRLITRDNMTRGEALPDRKFWVVAAGGSDDDELYGRGLAEWLYWPALFKRNGVRFWNNFTDRYSTPTALGKYRAGTSDAEIDKLLAALQAFATDSGIAVPDGMAIELMHVAQGGSITNFETLCRYMDAAISKVVLSQTMTTDDGASLSQAQVHAGVKLEVVKSDADLLSDGFNAGPARWFTDLNFGTDVASPRVMRDIEEELDTKHQAETDAVLAQIGWVRTEESFRDTYGDGYQRTTDAVADIGASAPRNVNLEQDEQPGQASLAEAVGPDVPPIDSSREDLPGYVASRVLAATDEQIAAYAAEGLLSALATAGDSDDLDDILAFRMHRDTRDDPLYQALHRASFAMRLDIDTGGEPIA is encoded by the coding sequence ATGGCCGTGCCGGCAAACCGCAGGCAGATGGGAGAACTGGGGCAGCGCATCGCCACCACTGGCAATGGCCGCGATATCACCCGGCCGTTCGTGCAGGGGTTGCAGCAACCGCGCGATCCGCGTCTCCTTCGGGCGGTTGATTGGGGTGTCTACGATCGCATCCTCGAAGATGACCAAGTCTTCTCCACGCTGCAGCAGCGGCGCGGTGCAGTCGTCAGCCGGGACTGGAACGTGGTTCCAGGCAACGAAGACGATCCACGTTCGGTCGCCGCAGCCGACGCCTTGCGCGAGAACCTCCTGCGGATCGGATGGGATCGCATAACAGACAAGATGCTCTTCGCACCCTTCTACGGCTACGCTGTCGCGGAACTGCTTTGGGCTCCCATGAACGGTCGGATCGAGTTCGAGAACATCCACGTCCGTCATGCGCGCCGGTTCCGCTTCAACGACAGCGGCGAGCTTCGCCTGATCACCCGCGACAACATGACCCGCGGCGAGGCGCTGCCCGACCGCAAGTTCTGGGTGGTCGCCGCTGGAGGCTCGGACGACGACGAACTTTATGGTCGCGGCCTGGCCGAATGGCTCTACTGGCCCGCGCTGTTCAAGCGCAACGGCGTTCGGTTCTGGAACAACTTCACAGATCGCTATTCGACGCCGACCGCGCTGGGCAAATATCGTGCCGGAACTTCCGATGCCGAGATCGACAAGCTGCTCGCCGCGCTTCAGGCCTTCGCCACCGACAGCGGGATCGCGGTTCCCGACGGCATGGCGATCGAGCTGATGCACGTCGCGCAGGGCGGATCGATCACCAATTTCGAGACACTCTGCCGCTACATGGATGCTGCTATCAGCAAGGTCGTTCTCTCGCAGACCATGACCACCGACGACGGCGCATCGCTTAGCCAGGCGCAGGTCCATGCCGGCGTGAAGCTGGAGGTCGTAAAGTCCGATGCAGACCTGCTGTCGGACGGTTTCAACGCGGGGCCGGCGCGCTGGTTCACCGATCTCAATTTCGGCACCGATGTCGCCTCGCCCCGCGTCATGCGCGATATCGAAGAAGAGCTCGACACCAAGCACCAGGCCGAAACCGACGCCGTTCTCGCACAGATCGGTTGGGTGCGGACCGAGGAAAGCTTCCGCGACACCTATGGCGATGGCTATCAGCGCACGACAGATGCGGTCGCAGATATTGGCGCCTCCGCACCGCGGAACGTGAACCTTGAGCAGGACGAGCAGCCTGGGCAGGCATCGCTTGCCGAAGCGGTTGGACCCGACGTTCCTCCGATCGATAGCAGCCGCGAAGATCTACCGGGCTACGTCGCCAGTCGCGTTCTGGCGGCTACCGACGAACAGATCGCTGCCTATGCGGCCGAAGGCTTGCTATCCGCTCTCGCCACCGCGGGAGACAGCGATGATCTCGATGACATCCTCGCATTCCGCATGCATCGCGACACCCGTGACGATCCCCTCTACCAGGCGCTCCACCGGGCGAGCTTCGCCATGCGCCTCGACATCGACACGGGCGGGGAGCCGATCGCATGA
- a CDS encoding DUF4197 family protein, producing the protein MTQATATILDRRTMLRGIAAGTASVGLAGCSTLGGFGWGPIDAIRNLLLLSAERTFAALTEPGGWYDGQIAKLGLANVLGNRGGVLQSILTSGIVKDRLEREFAMIAVEGAERAAPVVYDTVRTIGIGNAIALVTGGRTAATGFLRNNMGQSLIEVMVPEIGDAMRISREPVVGQLLSALSGVDIERTVGNFAREADDAIWNQMGIEEGLIRDNPRLSNDPAIIAVLGASGGY; encoded by the coding sequence ATGACGCAGGCCACCGCCACCATTCTCGACCGCCGCACCATGCTGCGCGGCATTGCCGCCGGCACCGCCAGCGTGGGCCTTGCCGGCTGCTCCACCCTGGGCGGCTTCGGCTGGGGCCCGATCGATGCCATCCGCAACCTGCTGCTGTTGAGCGCGGAGCGGACCTTCGCCGCGCTGACGGAGCCGGGCGGCTGGTACGACGGGCAGATCGCCAAGCTCGGCCTTGCAAACGTGCTCGGCAACCGCGGCGGCGTGCTGCAGTCGATCCTGACCAGCGGCATCGTGAAGGATCGGCTTGAGCGCGAATTCGCGATGATCGCGGTCGAGGGTGCGGAGCGCGCCGCGCCGGTCGTTTACGATACGGTGCGCACCATCGGCATCGGCAACGCCATCGCTCTGGTCACCGGCGGGCGCACCGCCGCCACCGGCTTCCTGCGCAACAACATGGGCCAGTCCCTGATCGAAGTCATGGTGCCGGAAATCGGCGACGCCATGCGCATCAGCCGCGAACCCGTGGTCGGCCAGCTTCTCTCCGCGCTCTCGGGTGTTGATATCGAACGCACGGTGGGCAATTTCGCGCGCGAGGCGGACGATGCGATCTGGAATCAGATGGGCATCGAGGAAGGGCTGATCCGTGACAACCCGCGCCTCAGCAACGATCCCGCCATCATCGCCGTGCTCGGCGCCAGCGGGGGGTACTGA
- the fsa gene encoding fructose-6-phosphate aldolase, translating into MKFFADTAEIDAIKELAATGLLDGVTTNPSLIAKSGRDFMEVTKEICGLTDGPVSAEVVALDHPTMMKEAEKLRAIADNVCIKVPLTIDGLKTCKALTGDGTMVNVTLCFSANQALLAAKAGATFVSPFVGRHDDNGFDGMDLIADIRRIYDNYAFSTEILVASVRHATHILESAKIGADVATAPPKVIMGLANHVLTDKGIEGFLKDWEATGQSIL; encoded by the coding sequence ATGAAATTCTTCGCCGACACTGCCGAGATCGACGCCATCAAGGAACTGGCCGCCACCGGCCTGCTGGACGGGGTCACCACGAATCCCAGCCTGATTGCGAAATCGGGCCGGGATTTCATGGAAGTGACGAAGGAAATCTGCGGCCTGACCGACGGGCCGGTCAGCGCCGAAGTGGTCGCGCTGGACCACCCGACGATGATGAAGGAAGCGGAAAAGCTGCGCGCAATCGCGGACAATGTCTGCATCAAGGTGCCGCTGACGATCGACGGGCTGAAGACCTGCAAGGCGCTGACCGGCGACGGTACGATGGTGAACGTCACCCTGTGCTTTTCCGCCAACCAGGCGCTGCTGGCGGCCAAGGCCGGCGCGACCTTCGTCTCCCCCTTCGTGGGCCGGCACGACGATAACGGCTTCGACGGCATGGACCTGATCGCAGACATCCGCCGCATTTACGACAATTACGCTTTCTCGACCGAAATCCTCGTCGCCAGCGTGCGCCACGCGACTCACATCCTGGAAAGCGCGAAGATCGGCGCGGATGTCGCCACCGCGCCGCCGAAGGTCATCATGGGCCTCGCCAACCACGTCCTGACGGACAAGGGCATCGAAGGCTTCCTGAAGGACTGGGAAGCCACCGGCCAGTCGATCCTCTGA
- the cysS gene encoding cysteine--tRNA ligase — MTDLQLFNSLTRSLETFEPVHPGEARVYSCGPTVYNYQHIGNMRAYVFADTLGRVLQWKGYKLTHVINITDVGHLTSDADEGEDKMERMAARENKSAWEIAKFYQQDFERDLARLNVQTKQHPRATEYVEAMIAWGQRIAEKHCYELDSGLYFDVSTVEDYGRLARAVTDDGEGRIDTVEGKRNAADFAIWRKTPAGETRQMEWDSPWGRGAPGWHLECSVMGEALLGFPFDIHTGGIDHREIHHPNEIAQNQAYCCTNGLDDARNSGAKIWMHNNFLVERSGKMSKSAGEFLRLQLLVDKGYHPLAYRLMCLQAHYRSELEFSWEGLEAALTRLKRMVMAVETLKSRHAEPVSASMEPSEISLQTEGWTLKQVQGDEWGSLLGAFHQQFHDGISSDLNTSIGLNALEAVLGARKADVGKKLEAIAAMDAVLGLDLLSVSRADLRIRPASAAIEESEIEDALARRKAARAEKDFAASDAIRDELAAKGVEVMDGDQLGWEWKLA, encoded by the coding sequence ATGACCGACCTTCAGCTTTTCAACTCGCTCACCCGCAGCCTCGAGACCTTCGAGCCCGTCCACCCGGGCGAGGCGCGCGTCTATTCCTGCGGGCCGACGGTCTACAACTACCAGCACATCGGCAACATGCGCGCCTATGTGTTCGCCGACACGCTGGGGCGGGTGCTGCAGTGGAAGGGCTACAAGCTCACCCACGTGATCAACATCACCGATGTTGGCCACCTGACCTCCGACGCGGACGAGGGCGAGGACAAGATGGAGCGCATGGCCGCGCGCGAGAACAAGAGCGCGTGGGAGATCGCCAAATTCTACCAGCAGGATTTCGAGCGCGACCTTGCGCGGCTGAACGTGCAGACGAAGCAGCACCCGCGCGCCACCGAATATGTCGAGGCTATGATCGCCTGGGGGCAGCGGATTGCGGAGAAGCATTGCTACGAGCTCGACAGCGGGCTCTATTTCGACGTCTCCACCGTGGAGGACTACGGGCGTCTGGCGCGCGCCGTGACCGACGACGGGGAGGGCCGGATCGACACGGTCGAGGGCAAGCGCAACGCCGCAGACTTCGCCATCTGGCGCAAGACCCCTGCGGGCGAGACCCGGCAGATGGAATGGGACAGCCCGTGGGGCCGCGGCGCGCCGGGCTGGCACCTCGAATGCTCGGTCATGGGCGAAGCGCTTTTGGGCTTCCCGTTCGACATCCACACCGGCGGGATCGATCACCGCGAGATCCACCACCCGAACGAGATCGCGCAGAACCAGGCCTACTGCTGCACGAATGGCCTCGACGATGCGCGCAATTCCGGCGCGAAGATCTGGATGCACAACAACTTCCTGGTCGAGCGCAGCGGGAAGATGAGCAAGAGCGCGGGCGAGTTCCTGCGGCTGCAATTGCTGGTCGACAAGGGCTATCACCCGCTCGCCTATCGCCTCATGTGCCTGCAGGCGCATTACCGCAGCGAGCTGGAGTTTTCGTGGGAGGGGCTTGAGGCGGCGCTTACGCGGTTGAAGCGGATGGTGATGGCGGTGGAGACCCTCAAGTCCCGTCATGCTGAACCCGTTTCAGCATCCATGGAGCCGTCAGAAATTTCTTTGCAAACAGAGGGATGGACCCTGAAACAAGTTCAGGGTGACGAGTGGGGGAGTTTGCTCGGTGCGTTCCACCAACAGTTTCACGATGGAATATCCTCCGACCTCAACACCTCAATTGGCTTGAATGCCTTGGAAGCGGTTCTGGGCGCTCGAAAGGCCGACGTCGGAAAGAAGCTTGAAGCAATCGCTGCAATGGACGCGGTGCTCGGCCTCGACCTGCTGTCCGTCTCCCGCGCCGATCTCCGCATCCGGCCCGCGTCCGCCGCGATCGAAGAAAGCGAGATCGAGGACGCGCTCGCGCGCCGCAAGGCCGCCCGCGCCGAAAAGGACTTCGCCGCCTCTGACGCCATCCGCGACGAGCTTGCGGCCAAGGGCGTCGAAGTGATGGACGGCGATCAACTCGGCTGGGAGTGGAAGCTCGCATGA
- a CDS encoding phage head morphogenesis protein, translating into MSRPDIRLTMFLPPDDTLRVWQLRDALRPSVRWHEMMHEDHASAFTVAKITQLDLLREVRESLDRAISEGRTFEAWRDDILPELKKAGWWGLVADEKLTGTSDPIVVNRRRLETIFNTNMRMSAAAAAWVKIQREKERFPYLRYLSDHWRKDPRKDHQSWHGTILPVDDPWWQTHFPPNGWGCKCHYEQVSEERMRDRGWTVSPRPVDGQPRQFRAAGRAEPVAVPQGIHPGFGYNPGTAHLRALSQKTSASLMNAEAAGLDEVARRALADIVADPAFEQFVALPDADFPLAMRQRLDGDSERQTLLVVLSPDAISTPEGTANWTAGDLRRLSRIIENPERTRIDDSGRLVIQGTGDDGAYYEAILDIASAGPARLLSVALIEALGFAEPKGRIGRFVDRFLGRN; encoded by the coding sequence ATGAGCCGCCCCGATATCCGCCTCACCATGTTCCTGCCGCCCGACGACACCTTGCGCGTTTGGCAGCTGCGCGACGCACTCCGGCCCAGCGTGCGCTGGCACGAGATGATGCACGAGGATCATGCATCCGCGTTCACCGTGGCCAAGATCACCCAGCTCGACCTGCTGCGCGAGGTTCGCGAGAGCCTCGACCGGGCGATCAGCGAAGGGCGCACGTTCGAGGCTTGGCGTGACGATATCCTGCCCGAGTTGAAGAAGGCAGGCTGGTGGGGGCTGGTGGCGGACGAGAAGCTGACCGGCACTTCCGATCCGATCGTCGTCAATCGCCGCCGCCTCGAGACGATTTTCAACACCAACATGCGCATGTCGGCGGCAGCCGCGGCATGGGTCAAGATCCAGCGTGAGAAGGAGCGCTTCCCTTATCTGCGGTATCTGTCCGACCATTGGCGCAAGGATCCGCGCAAGGATCACCAAAGCTGGCACGGCACGATCCTGCCCGTCGACGACCCGTGGTGGCAGACCCATTTCCCGCCGAACGGATGGGGCTGCAAGTGCCATTACGAGCAGGTCAGCGAAGAGCGTATGCGGGATCGTGGCTGGACTGTCTCGCCCCGACCTGTCGATGGTCAGCCGCGGCAGTTCCGCGCGGCCGGACGCGCCGAGCCTGTCGCGGTCCCGCAGGGTATCCATCCTGGCTTCGGGTACAATCCCGGCACAGCACACCTCCGTGCGCTCTCCCAGAAGACGTCCGCTTCGCTTATGAATGCCGAGGCGGCCGGCCTGGACGAGGTCGCCCGTCGGGCGCTCGCCGATATCGTCGCCGATCCCGCTTTCGAACAGTTCGTCGCATTGCCCGATGCAGACTTCCCTTTGGCAATGCGCCAACGCCTCGACGGGGACAGCGAGCGCCAGACGCTGCTCGTAGTGCTGTCGCCCGATGCCATCTCCACGCCCGAGGGAACTGCGAATTGGACCGCCGGCGATCTGCGTCGTCTGTCCCGCATCATCGAGAACCCCGAACGCACCCGGATCGATGACAGCGGCCGCCTCGTCATCCAGGGCACCGGTGACGATGGCGCCTATTACGAAGCCATTCTCGACATCGCATCCGCAGGCCCCGCGCGCCTGCTTTCGGTTGCTCTGATCGAGGCCCTCGGCTTCGCCGAACCGAAGGGCCGGATCGGTCGGTTCGTGGATCGGTTTTTGGGACGCAATTGA
- a CDS encoding nitroreductase has translation MNVTEAVTSRRSIREFLDKPVELETLRRVMDKARWAASGCNYQPWEASILTGQPLRDLQAKMRTTPPQELEYDWDAPKAEEKYKERLYGISRGMFDALGIEREDKAARMNAMARNATSFDAPAVMFVHFPRLMKAPQWSDTGMWLQTVALLLREEGLDSCFQEFMAYYANVIRDHLGLDHERTMFFCGMAIGYRDPDAPVNNFERERVPLDEHIRFLGWD, from the coding sequence ATGAACGTCACCGAAGCCGTCACCTCCCGCCGCTCCATCCGCGAATTCCTCGATAAACCGGTCGAGCTCGAGACGCTGCGGCGCGTCATGGACAAGGCGCGTTGGGCGGCATCGGGGTGCAATTACCAGCCGTGGGAGGCCTCGATCCTCACCGGCCAGCCGCTGAGGGACTTGCAGGCGAAGATGCGGACCACGCCTCCGCAGGAGCTCGAATACGACTGGGACGCCCCTAAGGCGGAAGAGAAGTACAAGGAGCGCCTATACGGCATTTCGCGCGGCATGTTCGATGCGCTGGGCATCGAGCGGGAAGACAAGGCGGCGCGCATGAACGCGATGGCCCGCAACGCTACCAGCTTCGATGCGCCGGCCGTGATGTTCGTCCATTTCCCGCGCCTGATGAAAGCGCCGCAATGGTCGGATACGGGCATGTGGCTGCAGACCGTGGCGCTGCTGCTGCGGGAAGAAGGGCTCGATTCCTGCTTCCAGGAATTCATGGCCTACTACGCGAACGTCATCCGCGACCACCTCGGCCTCGACCACGAACGCACCATGTTCTTCTGCGGCATGGCAATCGGTTATCGCGACCCCGATGCGCCGGTGAACAATTTCGAGCGCGAACGCGTGCCGCTGGACGAGCACATCCGCTTCCTCGGCTGGGATTGA